A region from the Agrobacterium cucumeris genome encodes:
- a CDS encoding NAD(P)-dependent alcohol dehydrogenase produces the protein MAIARGYAATDASKPLTPFTFERREPNDDDVVIDIKYAGICHSDIHTVRNEWKNAVFPIVPGHEIAGVVKAVGSKVTKFKVGDHVGVGCFVDSCVGCATRDLDNEHYMPGLVQTYNDVDPFTKTATHGGYSDSIVVKEGYVLSIPDNLPLDASAPLLCAGITLYSPLRRWNAGPGQKVAIVGMGGLGHMGVKLGAAMGADITVLSQTLSKKEDGLKLGAKEYYATSDASTFEKLAGTFDLIICTAGVAIDWNAYLGLLKPKGSMVVVGAPEHPIPVHAFALIFGAKNLSGSMIGSIKETQEMLDFCGEHNIVSEIETINIQDVNEAYERVLKSDVRYRFVIDMASLDA, from the coding sequence ATGGCTATTGCAAGAGGTTATGCTGCGACCGACGCGTCGAAGCCACTTACCCCGTTCACCTTCGAACGCCGCGAGCCGAACGATGACGACGTCGTCATCGATATCAAATATGCCGGCATCTGCCACTCGGACATCCACACCGTCCGCAACGAATGGAAGAATGCCGTCTTCCCGATCGTTCCCGGCCATGAGATTGCCGGTGTCGTCAAGGCTGTCGGCTCCAAGGTCACGAAGTTCAAGGTCGGCGACCATGTCGGCGTCGGTTGCTTCGTCGATTCCTGCGTTGGCTGCGCCACCCGCGATCTCGACAACGAGCATTATATGCCCGGCCTCGTCCAGACCTATAACGACGTCGATCCGTTCACGAAAACCGCGACCCATGGCGGTTATTCCGACTCGATCGTCGTCAAGGAAGGTTATGTCCTGTCGATCCCGGACAACCTGCCGCTCGATGCATCCGCACCGCTTCTCTGCGCCGGCATCACGCTTTACTCGCCGCTGCGCCGCTGGAATGCCGGCCCCGGCCAGAAGGTCGCGATCGTCGGCATGGGCGGCCTTGGCCATATGGGCGTCAAGCTCGGCGCGGCCATGGGTGCGGATATCACCGTGCTGTCTCAGACGCTGTCGAAGAAGGAAGATGGCCTGAAGCTCGGCGCGAAGGAATATTACGCCACCAGCGACGCCTCGACCTTCGAGAAGCTGGCCGGCACCTTCGACCTGATCATCTGCACGGCCGGCGTCGCCATCGACTGGAATGCCTATCTCGGCCTCCTGAAGCCCAAGGGCAGCATGGTCGTGGTCGGCGCACCGGAACATCCGATCCCCGTCCACGCCTTCGCGCTGATCTTCGGTGCGAAGAACCTGTCGGGTTCGATGATCGGTTCGATCAAGGAAACCCAGGAAATGCTGGATTTCTGCGGCGAGCACAACATCGTCTCCGAAATCGAGACGATCAACATCCAGGACGTCAACGAAGCCTATGAGCGCGTGCTGAAGAGCGACGTGCGGTATCGCTTCGTCATCGACATGGCGTCGCTCGACGCGTGA
- a CDS encoding NAD(P)/FAD-dependent oxidoreductase encodes MQEHHVVVVGGGFGGLQLVHGLEGAPVRITLIDRRNHHLFQPLLYQVATTALATSEIAWPIRHLYRDRKEVTTLLAEVTGIDRAARSVHLSSGQVIGFDTLVLATGARHAYFGRDEWERSAPGLKTLEDATTIRRRLLLAFERAELATSEEERQAQLTFVIIGAGPTGVEMAGMIAELAHKALPAEFRNVDTRQTRVLLVEAGPRVLPVFTEDLSAYAKEALEKLGVEVLLGTPVTACSDEGVTVGDTYYPCRTVVWAAGVQASPAAKWLGAAADRAGRAIVGPHLNLQDDADIFVIGDTAAVNQENGKPVPGIAPAAKQQGAYVAKVIRARLDGKPSPAPFRYSHQGNLATIGKRAAVIDFGRFKLKGVLAWWIWGLAHIYFLIGTRSRLAVAWSWLWIYLSGQHSARLITQKETLKDEA; translated from the coding sequence ATGCAAGAACATCATGTTGTCGTCGTGGGTGGAGGCTTCGGCGGTTTACAACTGGTACATGGGCTGGAGGGGGCCCCTGTCCGCATCACACTGATCGACCGCCGCAACCATCACCTGTTCCAGCCACTGCTTTATCAGGTTGCGACCACGGCGCTGGCGACATCCGAAATCGCCTGGCCGATCCGCCATCTTTACCGCGACCGCAAGGAGGTAACGACCCTGCTTGCGGAGGTGACCGGCATAGACCGGGCGGCGCGGTCCGTGCATTTAAGTTCGGGTCAGGTGATCGGTTTCGATACGCTGGTGCTGGCCACCGGCGCGCGCCATGCCTATTTCGGCCGCGATGAGTGGGAGCGTTCCGCCCCCGGTCTCAAGACGCTGGAAGATGCAACGACGATCCGCCGCCGTCTGCTTCTGGCTTTCGAAAGGGCCGAACTTGCCACCAGCGAAGAGGAGCGGCAGGCGCAGCTGACCTTCGTCATCATCGGGGCGGGCCCGACGGGCGTAGAAATGGCGGGCATGATCGCCGAGCTGGCCCACAAGGCGCTGCCGGCGGAATTCCGCAATGTCGACACCCGCCAGACCCGCGTGCTGCTTGTCGAGGCCGGCCCGCGTGTCCTGCCGGTTTTCACCGAGGATCTTTCTGCCTATGCCAAGGAAGCGCTCGAAAAACTGGGTGTCGAGGTTCTGCTCGGTACGCCGGTGACGGCCTGCAGCGATGAAGGCGTGACGGTGGGCGACACTTATTATCCCTGCCGCACGGTCGTCTGGGCCGCGGGTGTGCAGGCGTCTCCCGCCGCGAAGTGGCTAGGGGCAGCAGCCGACAGGGCGGGGCGCGCCATCGTCGGACCTCATCTCAATCTGCAAGACGATGCCGATATCTTCGTCATCGGCGATACGGCCGCCGTCAATCAGGAAAACGGCAAGCCGGTGCCGGGCATTGCGCCCGCGGCGAAGCAGCAGGGCGCTTATGTTGCAAAGGTCATCAGGGCGCGGCTGGACGGCAAACCATCGCCTGCACCCTTCCGCTACAGCCATCAGGGCAATCTCGCCACCATCGGCAAACGTGCGGCGGTGATCGATTTCGGCAGGTTCAAGCTCAAGGGCGTGCTGGCATGGTGGATCTGGGGCCTTGCCCATATCTACTTCCTGATCGGAACGCGTTCGCGACTTGCCGTGGCGTGGAGCTGGTTGTGGATTTATCTGAGCGGCCAGCACAGTGCGCGGCTGATTACCCAGAAAGAGACGCTGAAGGACGAGGCCTGA
- a CDS encoding pyridoxine 5'-phosphate synthase, with the protein MPAKLSVNLNAIAMLRNRRDLPWPDVAHFGQLALAAGASGLTVHPRPDQRHIRFSDLPVLRALIDDSFPKAEFNIEGYPTEDFLVLCEKTQPEQVTLVPDDPSQATSDHGWDFRRHGIFLKEVVGRLKAGGMRVSLFADGDGEREPVELAAETGAARIELYTGPYGGCFDDPQKGEALLEKLGQTADHAAALGLAVNAGHDLTVANLPRLMKRIPYLAEVSIGHGLTADALEYGMAETVRRFCQACGQPIS; encoded by the coding sequence ATGCCCGCAAAACTTTCCGTCAATCTCAATGCAATCGCCATGCTGCGTAACCGCCGCGATCTTCCGTGGCCGGATGTCGCGCATTTCGGGCAACTGGCACTCGCTGCGGGTGCAAGCGGCCTGACTGTACACCCTCGTCCCGATCAGCGCCATATCCGCTTTTCAGACCTGCCGGTGCTACGCGCGTTGATCGACGACAGCTTTCCCAAGGCGGAATTTAACATCGAAGGTTATCCGACCGAGGATTTTCTCGTTCTTTGCGAAAAGACCCAGCCGGAACAGGTAACGCTGGTGCCGGATGATCCTTCGCAGGCGACATCCGATCATGGCTGGGATTTTCGCAGGCACGGCATTTTCCTGAAGGAAGTCGTCGGACGCCTGAAGGCTGGCGGCATGCGGGTTTCGCTGTTTGCCGATGGTGACGGGGAACGCGAGCCGGTGGAACTGGCGGCTGAAACGGGTGCGGCGCGTATCGAACTTTACACCGGCCCCTATGGCGGTTGTTTTGACGATCCGCAAAAGGGCGAGGCGCTTCTTGAGAAGCTCGGACAGACGGCGGACCATGCTGCGGCACTCGGGCTTGCCGTCAATGCCGGCCATGACCTGACTGTCGCAAACCTGCCCAGGCTGATGAAACGCATTCCTTATCTGGCTGAAGTTTCTATCGGTCACGGATTGACGGCGGATGCGCTGGAATATGGCATGGCTGAAACAGTCCGGCGTTTTTGTCAGGCCTGTGGTCAGCCTATTTCATAA
- a CDS encoding MerR family transcriptional regulator, with protein MQDGRMPFEHGDEDKPNLRLSSFLPDISLPSSLPAEPVPIADMANIFGVTHRTLHFYEEKALLTSKRIGQMRVYTHRNVQRMAVINVCREVGISVAAITDIMEKLVRSLSQEEADDIFHAALRQRKRELTAELSTLQRQAQQIEELLVIDSDADGFDGAERGPAKDIALTDTERKCLELMAEGYAPVRLARALGLSGSDLNALEAKIIGKFSASNRFQAVAKAVLLGVIRA; from the coding sequence ATGCAGGATGGCCGTATGCCGTTTGAACACGGCGACGAGGACAAACCCAATCTAAGGCTCAGCAGCTTTTTACCGGACATAAGCCTGCCCTCTTCCCTGCCCGCCGAACCGGTGCCCATTGCCGATATGGCCAATATCTTCGGAGTGACCCACCGAACGCTTCATTTTTACGAAGAAAAGGCGCTGCTGACATCGAAGCGCATCGGCCAGATGCGGGTCTACACCCATCGCAACGTCCAGCGCATGGCGGTCATCAATGTCTGCCGCGAGGTCGGCATTTCGGTTGCCGCCATTACCGACATCATGGAAAAACTCGTCCGCTCCCTGTCGCAGGAAGAGGCGGACGACATTTTCCACGCCGCGCTGAGACAGCGAAAGAGAGAATTGACGGCCGAGCTTTCAACCCTTCAGCGTCAGGCACAGCAGATTGAAGAATTGCTCGTCATCGACAGCGATGCGGACGGCTTCGACGGCGCTGAACGTGGTCCGGCCAAGGACATTGCCCTCACCGATACCGAACGGAAATGTCTGGAACTGATGGCGGAAGGTTATGCGCCGGTGCGGCTCGCCCGGGCTCTTGGCCTTTCGGGCAGCGATCTCAATGCGCTTGAGGCGAAGATCATCGGCAAGTTCAGTGCCAGCAACCGCTTTCAGGCGGTCGCCAAGGCAGTCCTGCTTGGTGTTATCCGCGCATAA
- a CDS encoding ATP-dependent DNA helicase produces MLFSPQQDEALKAVSRWLKEGRTPVFRLFGYAGTGKTTLAKHFAENVDGEVLFAAFTGKAAQVLRSRGATNARTIHSLIYRPRGEETVEDEETGKTSVAPMFSINRQSPLAKAALIIIDECSMVDEQLGKDLMSFGTPILVLGDPGQLPPVSGGGFFTEQEPDYLLSEIHRQAKDNPIIHLAMDVREGREIMRGDYGSAQVISKSEVTQSLVLEADQVLVGTNRTRRRYNQRLRELKGFSADYPQSGDKLVCLRNDPAKGLLNGSLWQVMSSSRETVKPGINLMIRPEDDDMDRGAAKIKLLKAAFEDVETEIPWSTRKRYDEFDFGYALTVHKAQGSQWNNVVLFDESYAFRDSRERWLYTAITRAAETLTIVR; encoded by the coding sequence ATGTTATTTTCACCGCAACAGGACGAAGCGCTCAAGGCTGTTTCCCGCTGGCTGAAGGAAGGCCGGACGCCGGTTTTCCGGCTGTTCGGTTATGCCGGAACGGGCAAGACGACGCTTGCCAAACATTTCGCGGAAAATGTCGATGGCGAGGTGCTGTTTGCGGCCTTCACCGGCAAGGCAGCGCAGGTGCTGCGTTCACGCGGGGCGACCAATGCCCGCACCATCCATTCGCTGATCTACCGCCCGCGCGGCGAAGAAACGGTGGAAGACGAGGAAACCGGCAAGACCTCGGTCGCGCCAATGTTTTCCATCAACCGCCAGAGCCCGCTTGCCAAGGCGGCGCTGATCATCATCGATGAATGTTCGATGGTGGACGAGCAGCTCGGCAAGGATCTGATGAGTTTTGGCACGCCGATCCTCGTGCTCGGCGATCCGGGCCAGTTGCCGCCGGTATCGGGTGGTGGTTTCTTCACCGAGCAGGAGCCGGATTATCTTCTCTCGGAAATCCATCGTCAGGCCAAGGACAATCCCATCATCCATCTTGCCATGGATGTGCGCGAGGGCCGCGAGATCATGCGCGGCGATTATGGCTCGGCGCAGGTGATCTCGAAGTCGGAAGTGACGCAGTCACTGGTGCTGGAAGCCGATCAGGTGCTGGTCGGCACCAATCGCACGCGCCGCCGCTACAATCAGCGGCTTCGTGAACTCAAGGGTTTTTCGGCCGATTATCCGCAATCGGGTGACAAGCTGGTCTGCCTCAGGAACGATCCTGCCAAGGGCCTGCTGAACGGCTCGCTCTGGCAGGTCATGAGTTCGTCGCGCGAGACGGTGAAGCCCGGTATCAACCTGATGATCCGGCCTGAAGATGACGATATGGATCGCGGTGCGGCCAAGATCAAATTGCTGAAGGCGGCGTTTGAGGATGTCGAGACCGAAATTCCGTGGTCGACCCGCAAGCGTTACGACGAATTCGATTTCGGCTATGCGCTGACCGTGCACAAGGCGCAGGGTTCGCAGTGGAACAATGTGGTTCTTTTCGACGAGAGCTATGCATTCCGGGATTCACGTGAGCGTTGGCTTTACACGGCCATTACCCGCGCGGCGGAGACGCTTACGATCGTTCGTTGA